A single window of Rhodococcus jostii RHA1 DNA harbors:
- the gyrA gene encoding DNA gyrase subunit A, translated as MTDTTLPPEGPGHDRIEPVDIQQEMQSSYIDYAMSVIVGRALPDVRDGLKPVHRRVLYAMYDNGYRPDRGYVKSARPVAETMGNYHPHGDASIYDTLVRMAQPWSLRYPLVDGQGNFGSRGNDGAAAMRYTECRLTPLAMEMLREIDHETVDFTPNYDGRTQEPSVLPSRIPNLLINGSGGIAVGMATNIPPHNLREVAEAIYWALENWEADEESTLTAVMERVKGPDFPTHGLIVGGQGIHDAYTTGRGSVRMRGVVEIEEDAKGRTTIVITELPYQVNPDNLITSIAEQVRDAKIAGISDIHDESSDRAGMRIVVTVKRDAVAKVVLNNLYKHTQLQTSFGCNMLSIVDGVPRTLRLDQMIRLYVAHQVEVIRRRTEYLLRKAEERAHILRGLVKALDALDEVIALIRASQTVDIARAGLIELLTVDEIQADAILAMQLRRLAALERQKIIDELAEIEREIADLKDILEKPERQRRIVRDELKEIVDKHGDDRRTRIIAADGDVADEDLIAREDVVVTITETGYAKRTKTDLYRSQKRGGKGVQGAGLKQDDIVSHFFVSSTHDWLLFFTTKGRVYRAKAYELPEASRTARGQHVANLLAFQPDERIQSVIQIKTYEDAPYLVLATRNGLVKKSKLTDFDSNRSGGIVAINLRGEDELVGAVLCSSDDDLLLVSAQGQSIRFSATDEALRPMGRATSGVQGMRFNGDDELLSLNVVREGTYLLVATSGGYSKRTGMEDYPVQGRGGKGVLTIQYDKKRGTLVGALIVNDDDELYAITSGGGVIRTAAKQVRKAGRQTKGVRLMNLGEGDTLLAIARNADEPDEPDDNAESSGKGAKES; from the coding sequence ATGACTGACACAACGTTGCCGCCGGAGGGACCGGGGCACGACCGCATCGAGCCCGTCGACATTCAGCAGGAGATGCAGAGCAGCTACATCGATTACGCGATGAGCGTGATCGTGGGCCGGGCGCTGCCCGACGTGCGCGACGGCCTCAAGCCGGTGCACCGCCGCGTTCTGTACGCGATGTACGACAACGGTTACCGGCCCGATCGCGGTTATGTGAAGTCTGCGCGACCGGTCGCCGAGACGATGGGTAACTACCACCCCCACGGTGACGCCTCGATCTACGACACGCTCGTGCGCATGGCCCAGCCGTGGTCGCTGCGGTACCCGCTCGTCGACGGCCAGGGCAACTTCGGTTCCCGCGGCAACGACGGCGCCGCCGCGATGCGATACACCGAGTGCCGGCTCACCCCGCTGGCCATGGAAATGCTGCGTGAGATCGACCACGAGACGGTTGATTTCACCCCGAACTACGACGGTCGTACACAGGAACCGTCAGTTCTCCCCAGCCGTATCCCCAACCTGTTGATCAATGGTTCCGGCGGCATCGCCGTCGGTATGGCCACCAACATCCCGCCGCACAATCTGCGGGAGGTCGCCGAGGCCATCTACTGGGCGCTCGAGAACTGGGAAGCCGACGAGGAGTCCACCCTCACCGCGGTCATGGAACGCGTCAAGGGACCCGACTTCCCGACGCACGGCCTGATCGTCGGCGGCCAGGGCATCCACGACGCCTACACCACCGGACGCGGCTCGGTCCGCATGCGCGGTGTGGTGGAGATCGAGGAGGACGCCAAGGGGCGCACCACGATCGTCATCACCGAGCTGCCGTACCAGGTGAACCCGGACAACCTGATCACGTCGATCGCCGAGCAGGTGCGCGACGCGAAGATCGCCGGCATCTCCGACATCCACGACGAGTCCTCGGACCGCGCGGGTATGCGCATCGTCGTCACCGTCAAGCGTGACGCGGTCGCGAAGGTCGTGCTCAACAACCTGTACAAGCACACCCAGCTGCAGACCAGCTTCGGCTGCAACATGCTGTCCATCGTCGACGGCGTGCCGCGCACCCTGCGCCTCGACCAGATGATCCGGCTGTACGTCGCCCACCAGGTCGAGGTCATCCGCAGGCGCACCGAGTACCTGCTCCGCAAGGCCGAGGAACGCGCTCACATCCTGCGCGGACTGGTGAAGGCGCTCGACGCCCTCGACGAGGTCATCGCGCTGATCCGGGCGTCGCAGACCGTCGACATCGCACGGGCCGGCCTGATCGAACTTCTCACCGTCGACGAGATCCAGGCCGACGCGATCCTCGCGATGCAGCTGCGTCGTCTCGCCGCCCTCGAGCGTCAGAAGATCATCGACGAACTCGCCGAGATCGAGCGGGAGATCGCCGACCTCAAGGACATCCTCGAGAAGCCCGAGCGTCAGCGCCGGATCGTCCGCGACGAGCTGAAGGAGATCGTCGACAAGCACGGCGACGACCGCCGCACCCGCATCATCGCTGCCGACGGTGACGTGGCCGACGAGGATCTGATCGCCCGCGAGGACGTCGTCGTCACGATCACCGAGACCGGCTACGCCAAGCGCACCAAAACCGACCTGTACCGCTCGCAGAAGCGCGGCGGCAAGGGCGTGCAGGGCGCCGGACTGAAGCAGGACGACATCGTCTCGCACTTCTTCGTCAGCTCCACGCACGACTGGCTGCTGTTCTTCACCACGAAGGGCCGCGTCTACCGGGCCAAGGCGTACGAGCTGCCGGAGGCGAGCCGCACGGCCCGCGGACAGCACGTGGCCAACCTGCTCGCGTTCCAGCCCGACGAGCGCATCCAGAGCGTCATCCAGATCAAGACGTACGAGGACGCCCCCTACCTGGTTCTCGCCACCCGCAACGGTCTGGTGAAGAAGTCCAAGCTCACCGACTTCGACTCGAACCGCAGCGGCGGCATCGTCGCCATCAACCTGCGCGGCGAGGACGAACTGGTCGGCGCGGTCCTCTGCTCCTCCGACGACGACCTGCTGCTCGTCTCCGCGCAGGGACAGTCGATCCGCTTCTCCGCAACCGACGAGGCGCTGCGTCCGATGGGCCGCGCCACGTCCGGTGTCCAGGGCATGCGATTCAACGGCGACGACGAACTGCTGTCGCTGAACGTCGTGCGCGAAGGCACCTATCTGCTGGTGGCGACGTCGGGTGGCTACTCGAAGCGCACCGGTATGGAGGATTACCCGGTCCAGGGTCGCGGCGGAAAGGGTGTACTCACGATTCAATACGACAAGAAACGTGGCACCCTGGTCGGAGCGCTCATCGTGAACGACGACGACGAGCTCTACGCGATCACGTCGGGCGGTGGCGTCATCCGCACCGCCGCCAAGCAGGTCCGCAAGGCCGGTCGGCAGACCAAGGGCGTTCGGTTGATGAACCTCGGGGAAGGCGACACCCTGCTCGCGATCGCGCGCAATGCCGACGAACCCGACGAACCCGACGACAACGCCGAGAGCAGCGGCAAAGGAGCTAAGGAGTCCTAG
- a CDS encoding DUF3566 domain-containing protein, with amino-acid sequence MSTPNQPGSDRQNPGSANQAKTEQQASRTPENGSARPNPQQGSAPQGPQASAGRGPAQAGPAARPGGAPDARPDRQAPADPARSPSTPQHQGPRTQTPQGRSVPPQQGHAPNQQAPGHQGPPQQAPGNRAPAGGAPTEGAQSIRGNQAPPWQRGMQREPQTNLKRPVQGGAGAKQAPRPEGQPNASNGAGTAAAAGAAAAKAPGGQDVQKPQTAPTQKTQAQGQRPQGAQNAGAPTQAVPTQKAPAQNPSAPAKGQPAPKQGSDRTPSSTAATAAVGAVSGAAAAGAVTQREAAKAKASAIDGPTRHINRDVLPKDMPDLSEAKHPLPGTAATGQQPKIAVAPQRVEEGEALRATVQVRKIDPWSTLKISSVISVSLFFVWMVAVGLLYVVLDGMGVWDRLNNAFTDIVAESSSDGLVTAGQVFGYAAVIGLANMVLFTALATIGAFIYNLCSDLVGGVEVTLADRD; translated from the coding sequence GTGAGCACTCCCAACCAGCCAGGCAGTGACCGGCAGAACCCGGGTTCCGCCAATCAGGCGAAAACCGAGCAGCAGGCCTCCCGCACTCCCGAGAACGGGTCGGCGCGACCGAACCCGCAGCAGGGTTCCGCGCCGCAGGGGCCGCAGGCGTCCGCCGGTCGTGGTCCCGCTCAGGCGGGGCCGGCTGCCCGGCCGGGCGGTGCTCCCGACGCGAGACCGGATCGGCAGGCTCCGGCCGATCCGGCCCGGTCTCCGTCGACGCCCCAGCATCAGGGTCCGCGCACGCAGACCCCGCAGGGGCGGTCCGTGCCGCCGCAGCAGGGTCACGCTCCGAATCAGCAGGCTCCCGGGCATCAGGGTCCGCCGCAGCAGGCGCCCGGCAACCGGGCTCCCGCGGGTGGCGCTCCCACCGAGGGTGCGCAGTCCATTCGGGGGAACCAGGCTCCGCCGTGGCAGCGGGGAATGCAGCGGGAGCCGCAGACCAACCTGAAGCGGCCCGTGCAGGGCGGGGCCGGTGCCAAGCAGGCTCCGCGTCCGGAGGGTCAGCCGAACGCGTCCAATGGCGCGGGCACAGCGGCAGCAGCGGGTGCCGCGGCAGCGAAGGCTCCCGGTGGCCAGGACGTTCAGAAGCCGCAGACCGCTCCGACGCAGAAGACGCAGGCACAGGGTCAGCGACCCCAGGGAGCGCAGAACGCGGGTGCTCCCACCCAGGCCGTGCCCACCCAGAAGGCGCCCGCACAGAACCCGTCGGCGCCGGCGAAGGGCCAGCCCGCGCCCAAGCAGGGTTCCGATCGCACACCGTCCTCGACGGCGGCCACGGCAGCGGTCGGTGCGGTGTCCGGCGCAGCCGCGGCCGGTGCCGTGACGCAGCGGGAAGCCGCGAAGGCGAAGGCATCCGCAATCGACGGACCCACCCGGCACATCAACCGGGACGTGCTCCCCAAGGACATGCCGGACCTGTCCGAGGCCAAGCACCCCCTGCCCGGGACGGCGGCCACGGGTCAGCAGCCGAAGATCGCCGTGGCGCCGCAGCGGGTCGAGGAGGGTGAGGCGCTCCGGGCGACGGTGCAGGTCCGCAAGATCGATCCCTGGTCGACGCTGAAGATCTCGTCCGTCATCTCGGTGTCGCTGTTCTTCGTGTGGATGGTGGCCGTCGGTCTGCTGTACGTCGTCCTGGACGGGATGGGCGTGTGGGACCGGCTGAACAACGCGTTCACCGATATCGTCGCGGAGTCGAGCTCTGACGGGCTCGTGACGGCCGGGCAGGTCTTCGGATACGCCGCCGTCATCGGTCTCGCGAACATGGTGTTGTTCACCGCGCTGGCGACGATCGGCGCGTTCATCTACAACCTGTGTTCGGACCTCGTCGGGGGCGTCGAAGTGACGCTCGCCGACCGGGACTGA
- a CDS encoding siderophore-interacting protein: MTALDPGARERLDPHSRVVSHHRTGKGTARIGYPIGVRTVTVRTREYVTPRMVRLTIGGPGLDGFHTYQADDHVKIVFPDPDGTRRVPVVNDAMMLDWPRPLPTTRKYTVRRYDADARELDLDFVLHDGGLASSWATTVAIGDEVTIAGPPGAKAFAHNFDHYVFAVDSTALPAVARWLDESPADVSAHVVIETDDDVEHGYPLAEREHVDVTWLVRDGSESALASTVQSLALPDRRPFLFAAGEANDIKPLRAWSRDRMDSLFTGYWKRGVAGLDD; this comes from the coding sequence ATGACCGCACTCGACCCCGGAGCCCGTGAACGCCTCGACCCGCACAGTCGCGTCGTATCCCACCACCGGACCGGTAAGGGAACCGCACGCATCGGCTACCCGATCGGAGTCCGCACGGTCACGGTCCGTACACGCGAGTACGTCACCCCCCGCATGGTGCGCCTGACGATCGGGGGCCCCGGACTCGACGGATTCCACACCTATCAGGCCGACGATCACGTGAAGATCGTGTTCCCCGATCCCGACGGCACCCGCCGCGTGCCCGTCGTGAACGACGCGATGATGCTCGACTGGCCGCGACCGCTCCCGACCACGCGGAAATACACCGTCCGCCGCTACGACGCCGACGCCCGCGAACTCGACCTGGACTTCGTGCTGCACGACGGCGGGCTCGCGTCCTCCTGGGCGACGACGGTCGCGATCGGCGACGAGGTGACCATCGCCGGACCGCCCGGCGCCAAGGCATTCGCCCACAACTTCGACCACTACGTCTTCGCGGTCGATTCCACCGCGCTGCCGGCGGTCGCGCGGTGGCTCGACGAGTCCCCGGCCGACGTCTCGGCGCACGTGGTGATCGAGACCGACGACGACGTCGAGCACGGATACCCGCTGGCCGAGCGCGAGCACGTGGACGTGACGTGGCTCGTTCGCGACGGCAGCGAGTCCGCCCTGGCGTCGACGGTGCAGTCGCTCGCGCTGCCCGATCGCCGCCCCTTCCTGTTCGCGGCAGGCGAGGCGAATGACATCAAGCCGTTGCGCGCGTGGAGCCGGGACCGGATGGATTCGCTGTTCACCGGGTACTGGAAACGCGGAGTCGCCGGGCTGGACGACTGA
- a CDS encoding chorismate mutase: MTTVRPALARRTAVAAVMLAMSTAGGTAPASAHTRPLEPIALAVSLRLATADTVAAAKWGTPSPIDDPAREAQVLGAVAAQAAHEGLSAGRVQQIFRDQIEANKEVQRALFGWWSVAPGAAPTVRPDLTQVRPVIDRQNTDILLQLREQEAVLAGPGCVPALVDAAVAVAAEQRLDPLHQATLARALVSICGPVRE; the protein is encoded by the coding sequence ATGACCACGGTCCGGCCCGCACTCGCCCGCCGCACTGCGGTCGCCGCGGTGATGCTCGCGATGTCGACGGCAGGCGGTACCGCGCCAGCGAGCGCGCACACCCGGCCACTGGAACCGATCGCCCTGGCGGTCTCGCTGCGCCTCGCGACGGCCGACACGGTGGCGGCGGCAAAGTGGGGCACGCCGTCACCGATCGACGATCCCGCGCGCGAGGCACAGGTCCTGGGTGCGGTCGCCGCGCAGGCGGCCCACGAGGGCCTGAGCGCGGGGCGGGTGCAGCAGATCTTCCGGGACCAGATCGAGGCCAACAAGGAGGTGCAGCGCGCCCTCTTCGGCTGGTGGAGCGTCGCACCCGGCGCGGCGCCGACCGTCCGGCCCGACCTGACGCAGGTTCGTCCCGTGATCGACCGCCAGAACACGGACATTCTGCTGCAGCTGCGCGAACAGGAGGCCGTGCTCGCCGGTCCCGGCTGTGTGCCCGCTCTCGTCGATGCCGCGGTCGCGGTGGCTGCCGAACAGCGTCTCGACCCATTGCATCAGGCCACGCTGGCGCGTGCGCTCGTGTCGATCTGCGGGCCGGTCCGCGAATGA
- a CDS encoding helix-turn-helix domain-containing protein, protein MISKVATLLLDRVSMFEFGVVCEVFGIDRTEHGVPPFDFRICGIRPGEPLASITPGLTLSADHGLDSLRDADLVVVPPPGAQSDFPVEALTAVRGAADAGAIVLSLCSGVFLLGEAGLLDGRKCTTHWEYVEELATRFPTATVDPDVLFVDEGNLVTSAGTAAGIDACLHVVRRELGSTVANTIARRMVVPPQRDGGQRQFIEQPVVACTSDSLSETMAWMSENLELPHTIDELAARSSMSTRTFARKFAAETGTTPVKWLTTQRVLYAQQLLEGTDLGLEAIARRSGFGSGALLRHHFNRVVGVAPADYRRRFGCNTAELTR, encoded by the coding sequence ATGATCTCCAAGGTCGCCACGCTCCTCCTCGACCGTGTCTCGATGTTCGAGTTCGGGGTGGTCTGTGAAGTGTTCGGAATCGACCGCACCGAACACGGGGTTCCGCCGTTCGACTTCCGGATCTGCGGGATCCGTCCGGGCGAACCGCTCGCGTCGATCACGCCGGGACTGACGCTGTCCGCCGACCACGGACTGGACTCCCTGCGCGACGCCGATCTCGTCGTGGTCCCGCCGCCGGGGGCGCAGTCCGACTTCCCGGTGGAGGCGCTCACCGCGGTGCGCGGCGCCGCGGATGCCGGGGCCATCGTCCTCAGTCTGTGCTCGGGTGTCTTCCTGCTCGGTGAGGCCGGACTACTGGACGGGCGCAAGTGCACCACGCACTGGGAGTACGTCGAGGAACTGGCCACCCGGTTCCCGACCGCGACCGTCGACCCCGACGTCCTTTTCGTCGACGAGGGCAACCTCGTCACTAGTGCGGGTACCGCGGCCGGCATCGACGCCTGCCTGCACGTGGTGCGTCGGGAACTCGGTTCCACCGTCGCCAACACGATCGCCCGCAGGATGGTCGTGCCGCCGCAGCGCGACGGGGGACAGCGCCAGTTCATCGAGCAGCCGGTGGTCGCGTGCACGTCGGACAGCCTGAGCGAGACGATGGCGTGGATGAGCGAAAACCTCGAGTTGCCGCACACGATCGACGAGCTCGCGGCCCGCTCGTCCATGTCGACGCGCACGTTCGCCCGCAAGTTCGCGGCCGAGACGGGCACCACCCCCGTGAAGTGGCTGACGACGCAGCGAGTCCTGTACGCGCAGCAGCTGCTCGAGGGCACCGACCTCGGTCTCGAGGCGATCGCGAGACGCAGCGGATTCGGGTCCGGCGCACTTCTGCGCCATCACTTCAACCGAGTGGTCGGCGTCGCGCCCGCCGACTATCGGCGCCGGTTCGGCTGCAACACGGCCGAACTCACGCGATAA
- a CDS encoding peptidylprolyl isomerase produces MTSPHQTATATLHTNRGDIKIALFGNHAPKTVENFVGLADGSKDYSTANAGGTDSGPFYDGAIFHRVIDGFMIQGGDPTGTGAGGPGYKFGDEFHPELQFDRAYILAMANAGPGTNGSQFFITTGPTPHLNRRHTIFGEVVDEESKKVVDAISTTATDRADRPLEPVVINSVTIA; encoded by the coding sequence GTGACTTCACCTCATCAGACCGCAACCGCAACGCTGCACACCAACCGCGGCGACATCAAGATCGCGCTGTTCGGCAACCACGCGCCCAAGACCGTCGAGAACTTCGTCGGCCTCGCCGACGGTTCGAAGGACTACAGCACCGCCAACGCCGGTGGCACCGACTCCGGACCGTTCTATGACGGCGCCATCTTCCACCGCGTCATCGACGGATTCATGATCCAGGGCGGTGACCCCACGGGCACCGGCGCCGGCGGCCCGGGCTACAAGTTCGGCGACGAGTTCCACCCGGAACTGCAGTTCGACCGCGCGTACATCCTGGCCATGGCGAACGCCGGCCCGGGAACCAACGGTTCGCAGTTCTTCATCACCACCGGCCCGACGCCGCACCTCAACCGTCGCCACACCATCTTCGGTGAGGTCGTCGACGAGGAATCGAAGAAGGTCGTCGACGCCATCTCGACCACCGCCACCGATCGCGCGGACCGTCCGCTCGAGCCGGTCGTGATCAACAGCGTCACCATCGCGTAG
- a CDS encoding rhomboid family intramembrane serine protease translates to MTNPGWGGAANEGTPPQPRCVRHPDRPTALSCNRCGRPACPECLREAAVGYQCVDCVAAGRRDVRPVRNVAGAVTTQRPTPLVTYILMAANVGIFLITAAQSRSIMQNQAGSKLFADWALFPPAVVDGQIVRVLGSGFLHFGIIHLAVNMFALWVIGRDTELVLGRARYACVYFASLLGGSAAVMLFQLGAVTAGASGAVFGLMGAQAVILLRLRRSPAPVISVIAINVIISITIPGISLWGHLGGLVAGAAATAGTLYGPQLLGVGNNREKAVTVGWVCLGVVMLVPLAVIAIRTLQLRASFGY, encoded by the coding sequence ATGACCAACCCCGGCTGGGGCGGTGCCGCGAACGAGGGCACTCCGCCCCAGCCGCGGTGCGTCCGCCACCCCGATCGCCCCACTGCGCTGTCGTGCAATCGGTGCGGTCGTCCCGCGTGCCCCGAATGCCTGCGCGAAGCGGCCGTCGGCTACCAGTGTGTCGATTGCGTCGCCGCCGGACGGCGGGACGTCCGCCCGGTCCGTAACGTCGCCGGTGCCGTGACCACACAGCGTCCGACACCGCTGGTGACGTACATCCTGATGGCCGCGAACGTCGGCATCTTCCTGATCACCGCGGCGCAGTCCCGCAGCATCATGCAGAACCAGGCCGGGTCGAAGCTCTTTGCGGACTGGGCGCTGTTCCCACCCGCTGTCGTGGACGGGCAGATCGTCCGCGTGCTGGGCAGCGGATTCCTCCACTTCGGCATCATCCACCTGGCCGTCAACATGTTCGCGCTGTGGGTGATCGGCCGCGACACCGAACTGGTCCTCGGGCGTGCCCGCTACGCCTGCGTGTACTTCGCGTCGCTGCTCGGCGGTTCCGCCGCGGTGATGCTGTTCCAACTCGGCGCGGTCACCGCGGGTGCGTCGGGTGCCGTCTTCGGGCTGATGGGCGCCCAGGCCGTCATCCTCCTGCGTCTGCGACGCAGCCCCGCACCGGTCATCTCGGTGATCGCCATCAACGTGATCATCAGCATCACGATCCCCGGCATCTCACTGTGGGGGCATCTAGGCGGCCTGGTCGCCGGAGCCGCAGCCACCGCGGGAACCCTCTACGGGCCCCAACTGCTGGGCGTCGGGAACAACCGGGAGAAGGCCGTCACCGTCGGCTGGGTCTGCCTCGGCGTCGTGATGCTGGTGCCGCTCGCCGTCATCGCGATCCGCACCCTGCAGCTGCGCGCGAGCTTCGGCTACTGA
- a CDS encoding PH domain-containing protein → MLMSADEAPLEWSTPLAAVIALAAGGVALGVAGLSVSTEPAGRVLVCVAALGLLLTAASALRQRPRLAVDKEGGGIVVNRLSGRHAYARSEIERARLVRYPRLGRRVPMLEIDVRTEDGTERLMIFGRWDLGTNPEDVFDALAVHRLVGRGQ, encoded by the coding sequence GTGCTGATGTCTGCTGACGAGGCACCGCTGGAGTGGTCGACGCCCCTCGCCGCGGTGATCGCTCTCGCCGCGGGCGGAGTCGCGTTGGGGGTCGCGGGACTTTCCGTGTCGACCGAGCCGGCGGGCCGTGTCCTCGTGTGCGTCGCCGCCCTCGGGCTGCTGCTGACCGCCGCGTCCGCGCTCCGGCAACGCCCGCGCCTCGCCGTCGACAAGGAAGGCGGCGGGATCGTGGTGAACCGGCTGAGCGGCCGCCACGCGTATGCCCGGTCGGAGATCGAACGCGCGCGGCTCGTCCGCTATCCCCGGCTGGGCCGCCGGGTGCCGATGCTCGAGATCGACGTCCGCACCGAGGACGGCACCGAACGACTCATGATCTTCGGCCGGTGGGATCTCGGCACCAATCCGGAGGACGTGTTCGATGCGCTCGCGGTGCACCGTCTGGTGGGCCGGGGTCAGTAG
- the crgA gene encoding cell division protein CrgA has protein sequence MPKSKVRKKTDYTINPASRTPVKVKAGPSSTLYVSVMLGFMLVGLVWLLVYYLAADQLEWMNNLGAYNFLIGFGFMVVGLIMTMRWR, from the coding sequence ATGCCGAAGTCGAAGGTCCGAAAGAAGACCGATTACACGATCAACCCTGCGAGCCGCACCCCGGTGAAGGTGAAGGCCGGCCCCTCGAGCACCCTGTACGTCTCGGTGATGCTCGGGTTCATGCTGGTGGGCCTGGTGTGGCTGCTCGTCTACTACCTGGCCGCCGACCAGCTCGAGTGGATGAACAACCTCGGTGCCTACAACTTCCTCATCGGATTCGGCTTCATGGTGGTCGGTCTGATCATGACGATGCGCTGGCGTTGA
- a CDS encoding DUF881 domain-containing protein, with product MTRSIFWRIAVLVVCLVAGLLVATTRQVSHGNEIRAGDSTRLSDLVRNAQSETDQVAETRDRLAAQVESLQQDAAASDSGVAQALADSKALATDAGLTPMTGPGVTVTLTDAPRDADGKYPVDASPDDLVVHQQDVQSVLNALWVGGAEAISMQDQRIVNTSAPRCIGNTLLLHGRTYSPPYVMSAIGDPARLEAALANEPGIRVFKQYATRFGLGYSEAASGQLSVPGYAGH from the coding sequence GTGACCAGGTCGATCTTCTGGCGGATCGCGGTGCTGGTGGTGTGTCTCGTGGCCGGTCTGCTGGTGGCAACCACCCGTCAGGTGTCGCACGGCAACGAGATCCGCGCCGGCGATTCCACCCGACTGTCCGACCTCGTGCGCAACGCCCAGTCCGAGACCGACCAGGTGGCCGAGACCCGCGACCGGCTGGCGGCGCAGGTCGAATCGCTGCAGCAGGACGCCGCCGCGTCCGACAGCGGTGTCGCGCAGGCGCTCGCCGACAGCAAGGCGCTCGCCACGGATGCCGGACTCACACCGATGACCGGTCCCGGCGTCACCGTCACACTCACCGACGCACCCCGCGACGCGGACGGCAAGTACCCCGTCGACGCGTCGCCGGACGATCTCGTCGTCCACCAGCAGGACGTCCAGAGTGTGCTGAACGCACTGTGGGTGGGCGGTGCCGAGGCGATCAGCATGCAGGACCAGCGGATCGTGAACACGTCGGCGCCGCGCTGTATCGGCAACACCCTGCTGCTGCACGGTCGCACATACAGCCCGCCCTATGTGATGTCGGCGATCGGGGACCCCGCGCGACTGGAGGCGGCGCTCGCCAACGAACCCGGAATCCGGGTATTCAAGCAGTACGCGACGCGGTTCGGCCTCGGCTACTCGGAGGCGGCGTCCGGCCAATTGTCCGTGCCCGGTTACGCGGGGCACTGA
- a CDS encoding aminodeoxychorismate/anthranilate synthase component II, with protein MRILVVDNYDSFVFNLVQYLGQLGTRAVVWRNDDPNLTGPDAVAAAAAEFDGILLSPGPGTPQRAGATMDLVTACAAARTPLLGVCLGHQAIGAAFGATVDRAPELLHGKTSVVHHTGGGVLTGLPDPFTATRYHSLTVLEDTIPDELEVTAHTDSGIVMAMRHRELPIHGVQFHPESVLTEGGHRMLANWLTVCGEAPKESLVATLETEVAQALGA; from the coding sequence ATGAGGATTCTCGTCGTCGACAACTACGACAGCTTCGTGTTCAACCTGGTCCAGTACCTCGGACAGCTGGGAACGCGGGCCGTGGTCTGGCGCAACGACGATCCGAACCTCACCGGGCCCGACGCCGTCGCGGCGGCGGCGGCCGAGTTCGACGGCATTCTGCTGAGCCCGGGCCCGGGCACACCGCAGCGGGCAGGCGCGACGATGGACCTGGTCACGGCGTGTGCCGCCGCCAGGACGCCGCTCCTCGGGGTGTGCCTCGGACACCAGGCGATCGGGGCCGCGTTCGGCGCCACCGTCGACCGGGCACCCGAACTCCTGCACGGCAAGACCAGCGTCGTCCACCACACCGGCGGGGGCGTTCTCACGGGTCTGCCCGACCCGTTCACCGCCACCCGCTACCACTCACTGACCGTCCTGGAAGACACCATCCCGGACGAACTCGAGGTCACCGCCCACACCGACAGCGGCATCGTGATGGCGATGCGGCACCGCGAACTGCCGATCCACGGCGTCCAGTTCCACCCGGAGTCCGTGCTCACCGAAGGCGGGCACCGCATGCTCGCCAACTGGCTCACCGTCTGCGGCGAAGCCCCGAAGGAATCCCTCGTCGCCACCCTCGAGACCGAGGTCGCGCAAGCATTGGGCGCGTAG